In the Lates calcarifer isolate ASB-BC8 unplaced genomic scaffold, TLL_Latcal_v3 _unitig_184_quiver_1174, whole genome shotgun sequence genome, TTTGCACTGTAATACTGTTATTATGTATTTGACTGGATCTATTCATAGAGAGCCACAGACGGTGAAATGAATTAATCTGTCTCTGCAGAGCCCACATGGTGCCTCTTAGTCTGAATTCAAGATTCAGTGCAGAAAGAGAGGTCAAAGCGAAGTTACAGCCTGGTCACTGACAggatattttgaaaatgtggatttCATCAATTTGCAATCAGCAGTTCCCTAATAATCATTTTGGTCGGTCAGATTTTTTGTGTTAGTGTTGACATGGTGTTTGTATCAGCATATCTAGTTCCCATTCTGTCAGCGGTCACATGATCACTGTGgctttgtttctgctgtgtctgttAGAAGGTATAAAGGtgtgaagaggaaggaaggcaTGTGGGGGAGGGGAGATCCCCTCCCCACATGCCATTAATGGTCCATTAATTCCCCTCTGTTATAGGTGACAcatattcatgtgtttttcacCTAGGAGGAGACCTGGAGGTCACTAGTCTGTCATGGGCAGCAATAGTACTTccaaaatgtctttgtaaatGAGTTTGGAGGAATTATACATATAAACAAAACTGTTTATAACTAaaagtgagaaaacagaaaagttattatttttatagggttatatttttttatggttattttgGTTGCTTACTAAATTGATTAATTCATTTGAATGGTCCTGAGAAAAAATGATATAGCAGTGAATAATCTAAGGCCTTATGGTCCCTACTGGTTTTTCTTTGTACTGTCATACTTTGGCCTGTATGATCAGGTATTAAATTGtattacattttcacatgtgAACtctagaaaatgtcaaaagtaTCAGATCTCCAGTGTTCTCCATTTTACACATGCAGCATGCAGTCGGAGAATATCTGTGTGAGATGCGTTCTCACCTACTGGACATCTTCTGTTTGGTTGTTGTGTTGGGTAGCATGTGGTAGAGCGTGCATGAGGCCAGTGATTGGTTCGTCCACTCACTTGCTGTGCATTCTTCAATCATTTGCTCTATTCACGCATCACTCACTCGGACATGACACAGACTTTATGTCAGACAGCTGGCAGGATAAAGTTTGCCTCTCCCAGGTAATGtctagaaaatgtcaaacttgtGGTGCATGTGCGAAATCAGCAGAGGTGTAAAGTAAGTCTAAAAAGTCTAAGTCTTAAATTGATTCAGTGAACCTAGCAGAAATCAGTGGCAGTGGCCCCTGGTGAAAAACTCGATAGGGCACTTTTAacatcctctgtgtttgtgatgtaGTGAAGATCAAAAGGTCTTATCAATGCATTGAAGTAACAGTGTCTACTATTTCATGTAGATTATGTCATAAATGAAATCCCTACATAATatccatttccttttttctttaagCACATTAAAAAGATCCCTGGACGTGTTCAAATACGTAAGTGCTTAACTCTTTTGAGTCTTCACTGGCTACTTGTACTGTGCATCTCAGTTCATTATCTCTGTGTCGATAACAACTAAAACCATGCTTTTCCCCACAGAGACTGAACATGTGAGTCTGTCGCACTTACAACTGGCTCAGAGCATGAGGGAGGAGGCCAAGAAGCTGGAAGAATTCcgagaaaaaacaaaaagaagccAGGAAAAAGGTCGGTGGATTTATCAGCACTGAGGTGACCGAGGCATCTTGGCAACATGTGATAAACTGGTGACTGGATTCAACCTTGTCATTTCAGTTAGAACAACAGATGGATGCCCTTCACAAACAGAGGTCCTCACAGTTCAAGAAGACAATGGATGTAAGTATTATGGAGGGGTCAGACACTTAATTATtacaagctcagtgtgaaaTAAATTACTACAAAGTCACTTTCagacttcttttttctttcagacttCTGTTCTTTTCCTGTACAGTGTTACTTATAAACCAAGCTGATTAGCGTTTATAGTGACTGACCTGCCAAACTAAAGGCAAATTACTCACTTATCTATGTTTGAATAGCTAAATGGGAGTGGTGCTGTGTTACTTGTGACGTaagataaaaccaaaaccaccaGACAGCAGtctgtttgtgatttgtgtCAGTTGAGTTTCAGTTGTGATGTGACAACTGTGAAAATGCCATTCTTATCCCAtctctgttcttcctctttGGCGGGGGGAAGTTGTGTTGACCGGTCTGGGAAGTAGACCCATGGGGGCATCATTTAACAGCATGAAAATCGCAGTCAAAAGAAGAAGTACTTGGGATGTACTAttcaaaatgaagacaaaatgagTCTGAATTTAGAGAATAACTGCTGTTGATTAACAGTTGATGATGATGCATTAAAAGCTCTAGCCAGGTGCTAACTTTGGCCGCTGTCCCCCAGTCAAAGAAGACATACGACCAGAAGTGCCCGAGATAAAGAAGAAGCCGATCAGAACGTGAACCgaaacaccaacaccaacaacacCAAGCACATGGAGAAGGTACAgtgaaaatatcaaatattcgCTGGTTCTCAGATGTGAGGTTGTGTCACTGTCCTCAGATTGTAaagattaaataattaataGTCTCATTAATAACGATAAagattgttagttgcagccataaAGAGCTAAACTCTATATTATTGCCCCAATAAATGAACATGGCAGcattggatgtttttttttccgcCTCAAAGCTGCTGTTAGCACGCTGACAGTTTTCCCACAAAATGGAGAGTGGGTGGGAAAAGGGCATTTCCAGTAGCTTTGAGGACACTGTAATGTGAACTGACCATGCCATGTTGCTGTGACTAAAAGGCTCCTAAGTTGGAGGATTTTGATCAGCCATATCTCATGACCCATTTCAGGAACTGCTGTGAAATTGTGTATGTTCCCTAATGTGAGACAAGAGGGCATTGTTGTGTGGAAGAATGTTGATGTTGATAAGGCAAGTATTGGTTACTTGTTATGTGTTAGCTTTAGAGCCACAGATGAAGACTGAGTACTCGTGTTTTTTGTCCTTATCATCATTCAGCTCTACACGAAAGCACAGCAAGCAAAACAGAATGCAGACGAAGCAGGTAagttagcaaaaaaaaaaaaaaaaaaagaaaagaaaaactgtttcagACATGTTTACTACATAATATGCTGGTTGTATTTCTGGGATGGAAGGACTGGACTACATCTATACAGTGCTTTTACTCAAACTGCTTCACCCCGTCACCCCCTCCTTACACATTTACGCGCCGATGGCATGTTCCTTAAGTTTCCATCTAGCACTATCATAAGGGGCTATCTTAGATTCTAACACACAAAACCAGGCTGATTTGAGTATGTAACAACATATATGATAATAATGTGTTTGGGTATATACACTGTATTTATACTGTTTACGCTGATCTACGTGTTTGATTGGCAGACAGATTATACCATCAGAATGTGACCACACTGGGAAAGGTTAGAGATGAATGGCTGAAGGAACATGTCAAAGCCTGTGAGGTAAGACAGCGATTGGCTCGGGATTCCTTAAGTTTGAATGTAGTGCACATCATGTAAATAAGCTGAATGTTTTCCTTGACAGATGTTTGAAAAACAGTCAATGGAGCGTATCAACTTTTTGAGAAACACAGTCTGGACCCACCTAAACCAGCTTTCCCAGCAGTGTGTGAACAATGATGAGGTAAAACCCACAGTTACATtaattttaaagctgctatatatatatataaatatttgtaataaatcaaattattacGTGCAGTCTGCCTCAGATCTATGGAggattttagcatctttcagctccttGTTTTGGTGTTACACccctgttttggttcactctcactgctctcattaaccttgttttgttgttgttacctGCCCAGCACAAAAcatcagacaaacacagcaactagctggtgaacacagtgaaatgtttagtagctaaagagccagatttTCCCTTCAGGAGTTGGTTGAGACCAAAAAGAGAGTTATATTCTGCTTACAAATCAGATAGACACAAATATAACTCTTAATCAATGCCAGTGTTGCTCAGTGTCTACTGATGTGTAAACAAATAACTGAGGttaaaatatgtcagtgttgtggttaAAGTAGCtctaaaaaaatcacatcaaaaaTTTTCCATTCACAAACcaagaaaaacagatgtattattattattgttacaaGAATCTCACTTTCATAAACTTTAAATAGCAAAAATTCAAGTGTATCTGTAAAGGTGTGTTTTAAGTGGACTCTGACCTTGTTGTTTACGgtctctctgcatgtgtgtggttgCATAGCTGTATGAGGAAGTGAGAAAGTCTCTGGAACAGTGTGACGTCCAGGAAGATATCGAACACTTTATAAACCTCAGGCGGACCGGTGATAAACCACCAGGTATGAACTCAGGAAGAATGCTATTCTGTGGCATTAACAATGTATGCATTTACACATACAGAGAGCAGAAGTTATCAAACAAATTGCAAATTTGCATTGTTTCAATTGTGCTCAGTTGCTAGTAAGgaagttttttcaaaatgtgccCAATATCAGATCTCAGCGTTCACACTGATCTCAGACACATCAGCttatcagtctctctctctaacagctccgGTTTTGTATGAAAACTTCTACAGTGGTCAGAAGTCTCCAACTGGCACTCCACCCTCTCGgctccctccatccatcatcaGGTAAACAAGAGAAGGACTATAGGAGAGGCTGCCAACCTGTCTGCGTATCCATCTATCCACAATTATACACTAAGTGTTAGTCCTTATTGTGTACCCTGTTTTTGATTTGCAGGAGGGGGCCACTACCTGATCCAGCACAAAACAGTACAGGtataattttatttacttaaacTTTAAGTTACTTAAATATGGTGTGTTGCTTGCTATGAACACCCTACAGGGCCTGCACACAACTTCTGGTGCATTTTACTGTGATTGGATAATTGTCACATTTACACTTACACATCTTCTGGCAGTGTATGTACAAGAAAagttattttcagtggtggGGTTTGCACTTTGTGGCTTTATTATCTGTAAGCTGTAAGCTTCTGCTTTTCATATTTAACCACCATTTTTTCAATCTTTCTTTTGACTGCAGATGATACAGTCTACTCAACAGTGCAGGACGCGGGCTACAGTGTTATCCATTACTAACACGCGGATCAGCTGGAGAAGTCATTGTGCATCCTGTGCAGTGCAGGAGCTTTGTGATGGACAGGTTTACTTATGTCTCATTACTtcctgctttgtgtcttcctGTAAAGATGCAGTCTTACGTACGGAAAATAAGTGTCATAATTGTGTACATAAATAGCTGAGATGAGGTTGTTTGGTATTTGTAACATATTATATGTCACCGTGTTATACATGGCAGTATGgcaaacattattattttattttaaggaTCTTGTGTGTATTATAAAATCAAAGCAGGCTAAACGGGAGATTTGTTTCTCAATAGTTTGATGAAATTGACATGTGCTATGATACAGAAGCAGGTGAGGTaataacagacaaacacacagaactgtGTCGTCAACCCAATTTCTGTACAACCTTCATAAGTACTTTCCACTTTTGAGATATAGAGACCATTTGTTACTATAAGGCTCTGTCCTCTGGAGGGTTGTGTCTTAATTCATCCTcaaatttgcatttatttttatgttttgtgtgtttctataAAGATCCACAAAATGTGTCATCCACttacttgttttcatttcctcttatATGTGAGAGCAGAGTGTCAGTTGACTGATCTTGTGAGGCTCACGCATACTCTTATTCATTGTATCTACAGTGCACAGTATATGGATTATTACAGaccctgtttttttaattttgccaGTTAAAGTCCTGTACTTTGCCACTTAAGCTGCATCCTAACATTTTGACAGTCTTATCTGTTGAATTATAGTCATTTCCACTGTAAGACTGTTAGAGGTTCTATGTTTTGTCTATGTATTTttggaaacaggaggagggtTGTTGGAATTTTTGCACTTTGCTTTTGCTTAAATGTTAATAGCACATGATTTGTACAAAATGTTACAAACTGTGTCTGAATTCGAAACTGCCAGGGTAAAGAGGGATTAAAAGCATTTCACTGTGCAGCTGACCTGGTGTTCTGTGGTTTTGTATTCaagtatttattttcttattccTCTTATTATCTTTCCTTGTAGGTGAGGTGGTGATACACCAGAGTATTTTCACAACTCACTTGACATCACCTGGTGTGTAATACTGAAATAACACATATTTTTGCTACAGCCCTCAGCCTGCTCCTTCTGCAGATGAATGCTTGGTTTATCTCTTTAACTCTGTCGCTGTGATATCGGACCCCCTTTAACTTGGACTGTGAAAGCAAATCTTTAACATACTCCTAGGCTCTGTTTGGTACCTACATTCACACTTGCCATGGCACAATAAATGCTTCAAATGAAAATCAATACAGCTTTATTTCCACCACTTTTGGCAACATCATTATCTCATTATTGATTTTTACTCtcaaatttttgcattttatattACACAGTCCTCCTCAATGTGAGTAAGAGTTCCTGGTAACTGCCAGTTCATCCATGGGACGCCCACATCTGTTCAGTGGGTGCTGTTTGTCTGCAAGCATCAATCCTGAATTGCAGAGGTGAAATGGGAAACATTTTGCCTGCTGACAGGTCCTGGTTTGCAGGTTCTTCTGTAGCAAGTAGCTGTTTTGGTGGTCCGATATCACACAGCATGCTCTGATTTGATCAGATCCAGAATAATCTGGATGGTCCTCTCACCTGAATAGAGACATACTGGATCAGTGTATCTTGGGAAggtacatacattttaaaacagacaacaaattGGACTGGGAAGGGGTTGAGGAAgggttttttatttaaactgtttctCGTAAAAAATCGTTAATGAGGAAAAACTTAGCCTGAGGAAGATTTTAGCAACTGTCAGTGTATTCCCATATCTTCATGACATTATATTTGTTGTATAACACTGACAttactctttatttttattgttaccAAATCCCTGATAAGAGCAAACCTACTGTTTCTTGCTTAAGGAACCacacaaatctttaaaaacGGGTTACAAGAATTTAGgttcatattttaaaacagcacagTTTAGTTCTAAGCAAAGTTTCGCTTGTGGTATTGGTTCAAAAAAAGTGCCTATTTTTATCATGACaaaacatgtcacccagtgcaacagtgtggctcaccAATGTGTCTCTAACAGTTTTCTTATGCTtgaacagctgaaataaaatcaCTGCTTATCCTGCCTCAGTTAACTGTAGGGGTTAACTGAAATGCTGTCTCAACTATTaacagatgaagaaaatgtaGTCATTCTTCACCAGCATTTTTTAAGGTTTCGTGCTGCTTAATCTAGCGAAAAACTTTGATGCAGGGCTTTTTACCTTCCAGATTCATCCTTGGATTCTCCAGCTTCTTTTCGAGCAAAGAGTCCATCAGCTTCCTCAGGTGTTTGAATATCACACCGATCCGTACAGGAGCctttaaaagggaaaataaataaagtatatgagcagcatttttcacagcagacatgttGACAATCACAGGTGTAGTTAATCACAACGATAATGTCTCTGAGGTGTTGCAGGGTGCCTACATGCACAACACCAAGGCCCTGAAGCTGGAGAATGGCTGTAAATCTCAAACAATGTCTATTTCCTGGGTGTACAAAttcacatctgctgctgctagAGGAAGGGATAGATGAGGAAAGGACATAAAAACTGATCCCGGGTGATATCCGACCTGAAAGTGTATCCATCCGTCTAATGTGATGagcctctctctgtgctgaatATCAATGTCACCTCCAAACAGCAGCATGGGGAAAGGTGATATGAGAGTTGTGTCTCGCAGGTAGATCTTAGTGTATTTCACCTGAGGATAAGCAGATATTAGCACATGTGACTTAGAGATCAACagataacacagacacacacacacacacacacacacacacaaacaccacccaTACCTTCTCCTGGTACAGCAGCCAGCCGTGCGTCTGCAGGTTGCGGTTCACAGACGAGGGGTGGACTTGGGCCTTGCCTTGAGGGGTCTCCACCGTGCAGGCCACTCGCTCGAGCACATCCACGGACGGGGTGCACAAGACCCGGGCCACGCTGTCGTAAAGCCCCGCCGTCAGCACCGCATTCATGACCGAGATCTGCTGCTTGGACAGCGCGGACGCCTGCAGCttggagtgagaggaggagcgAGACGACCAGAAACCAACCTGctccatcatcttcatcagctCGTGCTTCACATCCTGAATGGAAGACATCAAACAGGTCCCATCGGacgggtggaggaggagaaagtaatttgtgttaaaacaaaTCAAGAGAAGCCAAGGTGAGAGCAtgcatgcaaatgtgtgtgtgttggtaccTCTATTGTAATGAGAGCTGTTCGATTGAGAAAGTGTTTCCTGCAGTAGGACATTTCTGCTCTCTGTCCCTCAGTCCGTGAGTTCTTCCACCTATAACAGGTTAACACAAGAAAATAGGTCAGTGTTTCCCAAATGAAACTCAAGATTATTAGACCTTTTTGAAGACCACATATAATGAAATTTTATTCTTGTTTGAGAATTATACTGCAGCCATACAGACGGAAAACCAGTAAGGACCCTACAGTTATTTATTAAGTCGGTTCATTTACTTATATTTATATCACAGTTCTGTCTGTACTTTCCTTACTCTACATAACTATAAATTCtgataatataattaattaattgagaGGACCTGGATCTAAGCAGCAGGAAGTTTGATGGTATTAACACAAAGTCCACACAAAAGGACTCAATAGCCTCCTGCACGCGTAGCTGGGAATCTTATTAATGGCATCACTGTGACATTAAGTCCAAATGATTGTGCGATTAATGTGAGAGGCTCCCAAACGAGCTCTTTTaagaaaatacacagtgttTTAAAGGTATTTTCAGAGCAGGCTGTACCCCAGATATGCGTTGTATATGGTCAGGTGATCAGAATTGGCTAATGCCAGTGCAGCCTTGGCCAGATTAGCTTCCTCCTTTCTGTTCATTGGTGTGGAGAAGGGAGACTTCTCAGTGATGGCTGCTGCGATCGTTGCCTGAAACAAATTTTTGATTAATATTCATGGCAAAATATGAAAGTAGACAGGATTCTAAAATATACATTATGAGAGTAATGGTtgcaaaaaataatatttttttgtttgttactcAGGCAGTGAGACGTACTATGGGCTCCAGGCAGCCGAGGATGGCTCCGTAGATCAGCATCTTGCCGATCTTGACGTTGACGGGCAGACTCGCCAGGTGGTGTCCCAGAGGGGTGAGGAGGTGATTGTCGGGGTGACACGCGCCAATCTTTCTCAGCAGGTTGACGGCGTTACTGACCGACTGGGGCTGAGGGGCATCCAAGGCCCGGCTCAGGAACTCCTCCGGGGAGCCGTACTGACATTTCTACCAGAAGGGAGAGAAGGGATTAGAGAGACTGAGGAACATTTAACCAAAGGTTTCAATAATTTTTCCACATGAAGTAGAAGGTAAGAGTGTCTGTACAACTGAGTGTGGTTTATATACCATAATATGAAGGCAGAGCTCCTCCAGTGGGACCCGTAGTATCTCTGGTATGGAGTAATCCATGAAGGCATCAAACCTGAggttaaacaacaacagagcagatCAGCACATGACCATAAACAGGAATGTGGCATCTTTATTGATGAACACATCCTTTAAATTTAATGCATGTGATTTGggtttctcatttgagttcttcATCCTATCTCAGCATGGTGAATGATGAGCTCCATGCCTGTATTTTGGGTAGAGTCTGAAGCAGAAGCCGTTTCGGACACGTCCCGCTCTCCCCTGCCTCTGGAAGGCGCTGGCTTTAGAGACAAACGTTTCCACCAGAGAACTCATCTGGCTGCTCTCATGGTACCTGAATCACACAACAGAACACAGTTTCTCTGCAACCTGCCTCAGTTATGTTTTCTAATTACTGTGATCATTAGTCATGCTAATGCTCTGGTTCCAGGGATGAAAATGTCAATCTGTTGgttctgactgaaatatctcaacacctCTTGAAATAGATTGCCAAGAAACACTGAGATTCATGGTTGCCACAtaatgaatcctaatgactttagtgatgctctgacttctcctctagtgccaccatgaggttgacatctGTAGTTTCAGTTCAAATGCCTGAACAACCATTGGATGAACTGCCATGACATTAGGTACAGACCAAATAAGTGCAAAGCTAAAGACAATCTTGTCTGCCTCAGCTGGACTGTAACAGTGAGCACATTTGCATGCTgacatttcacttcactttcattACAAGCCAAACAAAGCTGTTAGCATGACTGCAGactctcagttttgtttttcttgcttcATACTCTCAGacaattcaaataaaacatattttgttgacTGAAACCTTGGAACAGAGTGAATAATTTAGGCTTAGGGTTCAGTAATATGTTGTAACATAACaagaaataatatatttataatattatgACATGCAAGACTTTTTGGGCGTTGTTCAGGAGCTCTTACTTATTCTCTTTGGTCTTCCCAGTGTCAATGACAAACACAACGTCAGGAATAGTCACACCTGTCTCAGCAATGTTAGTCGACAACACAATCtaaagaagagacagagcagaaggCCAGTATGAATATATTTGTTCAGTCACTCAGTgatatcattttatttatggAATATTTGAAATGTTGTTACTGCTGTTTACAGTTATTTCACCATGCTTTATTATTCTGTAACATATGTAACAGTACCTTCCTAActccagcagggggc is a window encoding:
- the LOC108890997 gene encoding LOW QUALITY PROTEIN: proline-serine-threonine phosphatase-interacting protein 2-like (The sequence of the model RefSeq protein was modified relative to this genomic sequence to represent the inferred CDS: deleted 1 base in 1 codon) → MDALHKQRSSQFKKTMDSKKTYDQKCRDKEEADQNVNRNTNTNNTKHMEKLYTKAQQAKQNADEADRLYHQNVTTLGKVRDEWLKEHVKACEMFEKQSMERINFLRNTVWTHLNQLSQQCVNNDELYEEVRKSLEQCDVQEDIEHFINLRRTGDKPPAPVLYENFYSGQKSPTGTPPSRLPPSIIRRGPLPDPAQNSTDDTVYSTVQDAGYSVIHY